Genomic window (Corynebacterium simulans):
CTCCCGCTCGCGGCACCGGCACTGTTTACCACCGCCATCATTGCTTTCATCACCACGTGGAATGAGTTCATGTTGGCGCGCCAGCTCTCGAATGATTCCACTGAGCCGGTCACCGTGGCCATCGCCCGCTTCTCCGGCCCCTCCGCATTCGAATACCCTTATGCCGCTACCATGGCTGCCGGCGCACTCGTGACTATCCCGCTCATCATCATGGTGCTCATCTTCCAGCATCGCATCGTCGCCGGTCTCACCGCCGGAGGTGTGAAGGCCTAATGCTTAAAAACTTAGGGTTTGCCGCTATTTCTGCTTGTCTAGCTCTAGCCAGCGCTGCGTGCGCGCCTTCGGAGGAGGAACAAGTCGCAGCAAGCCAAGCTGAGTCCGTGGGCATGCCTGCCCCACTCATCTTGAGCACAGAGGAGCTATCTGGCCAGACCTTCGACTTAAAAATCGATGAGGTCCTCGTCATCACCGAGTCCACAGGTCTCTTTGCCGAGGTTAGCAATCCCGAAGTCGCTGAATTTTCCCCGGCGCGCACTGATGGTGCCACGGAATACAACGCCAGCGTTCGCGCATTAAAGGAAGGCGCTACCGCCATCCAATTGTCCGACGGAACCGCGTTCAACCTCAAAGTCAGCTAATGCGTCGGGCTTTATTGTGGGACACTGCTCTAGGCTTTGTTGGCTTCTTTGCCTTCCTTGCCTTAATCCAAGCAGTAATCAATCTCTTCTCTGTCTCTCCCGCCATCTGGCCCGGTTTATTGGCCGGCGGCCTATGCACCATTGAATATCTACTCTGGCGCGCAAAAAGAAAGGACCTCGCATGAATTGGTACGAAAACGCCATCTTCTACCAGGCCCTCGTCGGCTCTTTTAAGGACGCGGGTCCCAGCGGCGGCCAAGGCGTCGGCACGCTCCAAGGCGTCATCGAAAAGCTTGACTATCTACAGTGGCTCGGCGTCGATTGTCTCTGGCTTTCGCCTTTCTATGCCTCCCCTTTGAAGGATGACGGCTACGACATCGCCGATTACTACGCCATCCACCCCGATTACGGCACAATGGAAGACTTCGAACAGCTCGTAGCCGAAACCCACAAGCGCGGCATGCGTTTAATGACGGACCTCGCTCTCAATCACACCTCGACCGAGCACGAATGGTTTCAAGCGTCCCGCCGCGATCCTTCGGGCCCTTACGGCAATTACTACGTGTGGGGAGACGATCCGAACCGGTATCCCGAAATCCGCATCATCTTCACCGACGTCGAAGATTCCACATGGGCCTGGGATGAGGTGCGCGAGCAGTACTACTTCCATCGCTTCTACTCGCACCAGCCGGATCTCAACTATGACAATCCTGCCGTCCACGAGGAAGTCTTCCGCATCGTTTCTTTCTGGATGGACAAGGGCCTAGACGGCTTCCGCTTGGACGCCATCCCCTATCTCTATGAGCGTGATGGCCAGGGAGGCGAATCCCTTCCGGAGACCATCGCGTTCGTCGAGAAGCTACGTGCCTTCATGGATGAGAACTATCCGGAGGCCGTCATGGTGGCCGAGGCCAACCAGCCGCCGAAAGAAACCATGGAGTTCTTCGGCACCGGCAATCGCGTCCACATGGTCTTCAACTTCCCCCTGATGCCGCGCATATATGAGGCACTTGCGCTTGGCGACGCCACCCCCCTCTACGCCATCATGGATGAAATCCCCGAGCTACCTGCCGGCTGCCAGTGGGGCACCTTCCTGCGCAACCATGACGAGCTGACGCTCGAAATGGTCGACGATGCCAGCCGCGAGCTGATGTATCGCCATTACCTTCCGGATGAGCAGATGCGCGCCCACGTGGGTATTGCCCGCCGCTTGGCTCCGCTTCTGGGAAATGACCGGCGCAAGATTGAGCTTTTCTTCTCGCTTTTGCTTTCCATGCCGGGTTCGCCTTTCTTCTACTACGGCGATGAAATCGGCATGGCGGATTCTCCTTCACTTCCAGACCGCGACGCGGTGCGCACCCCTATGCAATGGGCCCCTGGCGACGGCGCTGGCTTCACCACGGCCCCGCACCCGCGCCGCCCAATCGTGGGCGGCACGAAGATCAACGTCGAGGAGCAAAAAACGGATCCGACATCGCTGCTCAATACCGTGCGCGAACTCATTGCCCAGCGAAAGGCCTTCCCGGAGCTAGCAAACGCCCCCTTTGAGGCGGTAGAAACGGGCGAAGCAGGCATCTTTGCTTTCCAGCGGGGCGGCCTTCTGTGTCTGCACAACTTCACCGCAGACGCCGTCGATCTGGGCCCGGTGGAATTAGGGCCATTTGGCTACGCTTGGCTGCCCATCGAGGACCAATAAGCCAGTGAATAAATAGGACCTAAACGGAAAATGCATATCGGCCGGGGGTGCACTCCCCCGCCTTGGGTAAACAATAGGTTAACACGATATGTATACCGCGGGAATCTTCACCAAAGACCGACTATCTAATGATTTAAAAGCCGAACATAAAGCGTAAAACCCAAGGTCATAGCAACCATTGAGAGATTAGGCCCAATCTCATAAGGCGTCTACTCTATACCGTTGTTAGTTAGGAACGCGGTTGCGACACTGTCGCCGAGTTTAACCTCGGCCGTCACGCCACGCTCCCTCGCTCGAGAAGAACCGAAGAATCTTGGAAAGGGGTCGCGCCCGTGACAGCGACACTAATCATCTTGGCCATCGTGATCGTCACTGCCCTTGCCTTTGACTTCACCAACGGCTTCCACGACACCGCTAACGCAATGGCCACCTCCATTGCCACCGGCGCTCTAAAGCCATTTACCGCAGTCGCCATTTCCGCATTGCTCAACCTGATCGGTGCCTTTCTTTCCGTTCATGTTGCCGCAACCGTGGCAAAAGGCATCGTCAACCTTGATTCCTACGATCTCTCTGTCGGAACCGATGGAGAAGCACTCCTAATGGTCGTATTCACCGGCCTCATTGGCGGCATCTTCTGGAACCTATTTACATGGCTCCTCGGAATGCCGTCCTCTTCTTCCCACGCCCTTTTCGGCGGCCTCATCGGTGCAGCCTTTGCAGCCCTTGGCAGCGGCGGCGTTGCCTGGTCTTCCATCGCCGGCAAAATCATCATCCCAGCAATCGCATCCCCTTTCATCGCCGCCATGGTTTCGGCCTGCGGCACCGCGCTGGTCTACTGGGTTACTAACACCATCCCAGAGCGCGTAAAGAACGAGCACTTCCGCCACGGCCAGATCGTCACCGCATGCCTAGTTTCCCTGGCACACGGCGCAGGCGACGCACAGAAGACCATGGGCGTCATCTTCCTAGCCCTCGTCGCAGCCGGTGAGGCAAATGCCGATCAGCGCATCCCCACCTGGGTCATCGTTGCCTGTGCAGTGGCAATCGCAGCCGGCACCATGTCTGGCGGCTGGCGCGTCATCCGCACCCTGGGCAAGGGCTTGGTGGAAATCGAGTCCCCACAGGGTATGGCCGCCGAGGCATCTTCCGCAGCCATCATCCTCACCTCCGCCGCTGGCGGCATGGCACTGTCTACCACCCACGTTTCCACCGGCTCCATCCTCGGTACCGGCCTAGGCAAGAAGGGCGCACAGGTCCGCTGGGGCGTTGCAATGCGCATGGTTTCCGCATGGCTAATCACCCTGCCTTGCGCTGCTGCAGTCGGCTTCGCCACCTGGTGGATTGCACGCCTGGTTAGCGGTGCAACCAACACCCTGACTGGCGCCATCGTTGACGCCATCATCTTGCTCGCCATGGTCGCAGCAATCCTGCTGCGCGCTCGCCGCAACCCAGTGGATGCATCCAACGTCAACGACGACTGGGACGCTGATGCTGAGTCTGTTGACTCCTCCATGCAGGCTCACGACAAGGTTGCCGCCGGCGTTGCCACCGGCAACGCTCCGGGCGCCGCGAATGGCGTACACGGCGTCGTCGACGACGCTTCCAGCTCCGCTCACGAAGTCTCCCAAGGAAAGTAGGAATCGCCATGACCGCAATGGAAATTCTCGTCGCCATCACCCGCGTCGCTGGCTTGGCACTAGCCTTCGGCGCTGGCATCCCGCTCCTTTTCGCCTTGGGCATGCGTTGCATGACCGGTGACCCAATCCGCAACAGCGACGGCGTCATCGTCGGCGACACCGAGGCCTCCGCCCAGATGAAGGTTTTGGGCTGGACCGTCTACGCGGTCTTGGGCGTAATCATCCTGATTGCCATCTCTTGGATTGCTAAGGATTCGATTCACAATTACTTCGGAATTGAGCTCTTCCCGGGCCTTTCCAGCAAGCATTAAGACAGAACCTAAACCAAAGTTCTTCAAGCGTTAAGTTAACGAAAAGTTAACTAACACGGAACTAAAGGTTGCTAAACTAGCGGACCGAGCGTACTATCAAGTACTTATCAGCTCGTCCGCTAGTTTCTTTGTTTTTAACTACATTTCTTTTCCCTACCCCCAGCGGCCGAAGATTCATTGTCCAGATCGAAAGAAGGTGAGCATCAATGAATACCATCAACGGACTGATTAACTCGTTCGCAACCACATTCAAGAGCGTCACCGGCACGGGCCTTGACGCCTTGGACGCAACCCCCATGGAAGCCCTCGTCACCGAGGAGCTTGTCAACCGTGACACCACACCGGCCACGACGGATGACATCGTTTCCGTATTCAACTCCATTGCTGGCCGCGCACCGCGCACCGAAGAAGTCTACGAGGTGGAGCTCTTCCTCATGGATTTCGGCCTCGCAGCCTAAATTCCCCAGCCTCAAACCTTAAAGCGCCTAGCTTTTCCACAAAAGGAAGCTAGGCGCTTTTCTTTACCCCACACCACTTAGCAGCACAAACTAGTTTTGTGAGGGAAATCACCCGTGTTTCAAGGTGTAAAACCCCGAGGGTTTTCTTTAAACTCTTCAAACATGACTATTTCCTCACATTTTACCTCCCTCGAGGATGAGCAAGCTGCCACCACTGCCGGAAAAATCGCCGAACTTAAGCGGCGCCGCGAGCAAGCCGCCGCTCCGCTCGGCGAAAAGGCCTACCAGAAAGTCCACGCCGCTGGCCGTTTGACGGCACGCGAGCGCCTTGACTATCTGCTCGATGAAGGCTCATTCGTCGAAACCGATATGCTCGCCGTGCACCGCACCTCCGATTTCGGCATGGGCGCGAAAAAGCCATTGACCGACGGAATCGTTACCGGCTGGGGAACCATCGATGGCCGCGAGGTCTGTATCTTCTCCCAAGATGGCACCGTCTTCGGTGGCGCGCTCGGCGAGGTCTACGGCGAAAAGATGGTAAAAATCATGGAGCTTGCCGTAACCACCGGCCGTCCGCTCATCGGCCTCTACGAAGGTGCCGGTGCCCGCATCCAAGATGGCGCAGTCTCCCTCGACTGGATCGCGCGCACCTTCTACCAAAACGTCAAGGCCTCCGGCGTGGTCCCACAGATCTCCGTCATCATGGGCGCTTGCGCCGGTGGCAACGCCTACTCCCCTGCCCTGACTGACTTCGTCGTTATGGTCGAGGAAAAGTCCAAGATGTTCGTCACCGGCCCCGACGTCATCAAGACCGTCACCGGTGAAGAAATCACCCAGGAGGAACTCGGCGGCGCCTCCACTCACATGCAATCCGCCGGTAACTCCCATTTCACCGCCGCCACCGATGAAGAAGCCCTCGACTGGGTCCACGACCTTTTGACTTATCTCCCCTCCAATAACCGCCAGCGCTCACCTTTTGAGCCCTATGAAGAACTCGGCGATGAAACCGCCGATGACCTCATTCTCGACGAGATCATCCCTGATTCCCCTACCCAGCCCTACGACGTCAAGCACGTCATCGAAGCCATCACCGACGACGGCGAATTCCTCGAAATCCAGGCAGAACGCGCCGAAAACGTCGTCGTGGCCTTCGGCCGCGTCGAAGGCCACACCGTCGGTTTCGTGGCCAACCAGCCGCAGGTCTTCGCTGGCTGCCTTGATATCGATTCCTCCGAAAAGGCCGCGCGCTTCGTCCGCACCTGCGACGCCTTCAACATCCCCATCGTCATGCTCGTCGACGTCCCAGGCTTTCTGCCCGGTGCTTCCCAAGAACACGACGGCATCCTCCGCCGCGGCGCCAAGCTTCTCTACGCCTACGGCGAAGCCACAGTACCGAAGATCACTGTCACCATGCGCAAGGCCTACGGCGGCGCTTATTGCGTGATGGGCTCCAAGGGGCTTGGCGCAGACGTCAACCTTGCGTGGCCGACCGCCCAAATCGCAGTCATGGGCGCCGCCGGCGCCATCGGCTTCATCTACCGCAAGGAGCTCAAGAAGGCCCGTGAAGAAGGCCTCGACGTCGAAGAGCTCGCCAAGTCCTTTGAACGCGAGTACGAAGACCACATGCTAAACCCCTACAAGGCGGCAGAACGCGGCCTAATAGACGCAGTGATCCTTCCTTCAGAAACCCGCAGTGCTATCACTCGGAACCTACGCCTTTACGCTGACAAGAACGTCCCCCGTCCAGCGCGCAAGCACGGCAACGTCCCGCTCTAGATAGTTTCTCCCTATTCTCCTATTCTTCATCTGGCGGCCATTGCCCGGATACCAAAGCGCCTTAGTCTCCAACTGTATTTCAAAAATTTCTTATTTAATAAGGAGACTAGGAATCCACTATGTCCAAGATTAAACGCCGCAATTTCCTCTCAGGTGCCTCTCTTCTCGGACTTGGAGCCGTAGCTTCAAACCGGAGCACAGCAGTCGCGCAAGATGCTTCGCTTCCCTTGGATAGACCCTCGCAAGACGATCAAACGCCATCTCGGCTGGAATTCAATTCCGACGGATCCTTTAAAGTCATTCAGTTCAATGACACTCAAGATGATCACCTAACCGATAAGCGCACAATCGAGTTCATGGAGCACGTTCTCGACGCAGAACAGCCAGGGTTTGTGCTTATCAACGGCGATGTCATTTCCGCCGGCCCAACCACCCCAAAGCAGGTCTACCAAGCCATCAATAACGTGGTGCTGCCTATGGAAAGCCGTGATATCCCGTGGGCCGTTACCTTTGGCAACCACGATGAAGATTCCGCAGAGGAGGGCGGCACTGGTGTGCGCCACCAGCACATGACACAGTTCGTGCGTTCCTACCGCCACAACCGGAATGCGCCTGCCTCGTCCGGCGGCTATGGTGCTTCGAATACGCATCTTGCGCTTTACGACGCCGCGACTGCTCGCTTCAGCTTTTGGCTTCTCGATTCTGGCCGCTATCACCCGGAGATCATCGGTGGACAAGATGCAGCAGATCTGCCGGCCTATGATTACATTCACCCAGAGCAGATTGCGTGGTACGCACAGCAGTCGGATGCGCTGGCCGCGGCGACAGGTTCTCAGGTCGAAGGGCTTATGTTCTTCCATATTCCTACCTATGAGCACCGCGACATGTGGTTCGGCGGCCCGCTCAAGAACGGTCTGCTTGACCACGCGAAAGCGGTAGAGAAGCATGGAATCAAAGGAGAAAAGAACGAAGACTGCTATGTAGGCGCCTTCAATTCTGGTATTTATGCCGCGGCCCAGGCCCGTGGCGACATTCGCGGAATCTACTGCGGCCACGACCACATCAACACCTACATGGGCAACTATTACGGCATCGAATTGGGCTACGGCCCGGGCACCGGTTTTGGGGCCTACGGTCTCCGCGACGGCACAATAGCGCAGCACTCACTGCGTGGCGCACGCGTGTTTGAGTTTTCCGCCAATGCTGAGTCTGTCTATACCGGCACCCGAGTAATCTTTGCCAAGGACATTGGAATTGACATGGCCCCTGCCAAGCAGCCGCTTCAAGAACCAGCGGCGCTTCCGGAATACGTGGAACTTCCGGAAGTCGATGATGCTTCCGCTTCCCCAGGCGAACCTGAAGAAAACGGATCTTCGCAATCTTCGTGGGGGCTTTCTAGCCTAAGCTCGAGTTCTTCCTAGCACTGGGGACTAGCACTGGGGACTAGCACTGGGCGCCATATGATTTCGCGCCATGCCTTCACCGCGAGGTGAGCGTATGGCGCCCAAGCTTGTAGACTGCATATCTATGACTGACATGAAGACCACCGCTGGCAAGATTGAGGACCTGAGCAATAAACTCACCGAGTCCCGAGCGCCACAGGGCGAGGTCCCTGCCGCACGTAGCGCGATTACCGCGTTATTCGATGCCGGCTCCTTCGTCGAAACTGACGCACTGGCGCGTCACCGCTCCACCGACTTCGGCCGCGAGTATGACCGCCCTTATACCGACGGCGTTATCACCGGCTATGGCACGGTAGGCGGCCGCAAGGTATGCGCTTATGCACAGGACGCGACCATCTTTGACGGCACCATGGGCGAGGTTTACGGCGAGAAGATCACCAAGCTTTATGACCTTGCCATTAAGACCGGCGTTCCCATCGTAGCCATGATCGCCGGTGATAAGCCCCGCGCCCAGGAAGGCATCGTTTCCTCCGCAATGCAGGCGCGCATCCTGGCCCGCGCCACCACGGCGTCTGGCCTTATCCCGCAGGTCACCGCGGTCTACGCCGATTCCAAGGATGCTTCGCTGGTCGCCGCGCTTGCCGACGTCACCATTGCACCCGACGGTCATCTCAGCGCCAGCTCCGAAGCCAATGAGATCGCCTTGATCCAGCAGGTTTTGAGCTACCTGCCGGCGAATAACCGCGCTGAGGCCCCCCGCACGGATGCCCCGCTCATGGTGGGCTCCGTCGAAGAAAATATGTCTGCGGATGACGAAGCCCTCAACAGCATCGTCGGCGATTCCGGCGAAGTTGACCTGCACGCAGTCGTCGAAGCTGTCTGCGACGATGTCTTCGAGCTCGAAGCTAAAGTTGAAGGCGTCTTTACCGGCTTCGGCCGCGTCGAGGGCCGCACCGTGGGCATCCTCGCCAACCGTGCAACTTTCGACGCCGCCGCCTCCGTCAAGGCCGCACGTTTTGTCCGCCTCTGCGACGCCTTCAATACGCCAATCCTCGAATTCGTGGATGCTCCTGCCCTGCAGCTGGAAACCGCAGCGCTGGCGAAGTTCGTGCATGCCTACTCCGCCGCGAGCGTCGGCAAGCTCAGCATCATCGTGGGCCGCGCGCACGGTACCGGCTACATCGCTTTCGGGTCCAAGGACCTGGGCGCAGACTTGTCCTACGCCTGGCCGACCGCCGAAATCGCAGTTGCTGACGCCGCTGCATTGGCCCAGGAGCTCGAGATTTCTGAGGAAGAAGCAGCCGAGTATCTAAGCCCGTATCAGGCAGCCGAGCGCGGCCTGGTGGATGCGGTTATCACTCCCGCCGCGACCCGCGCTTCCATCATCGAAGCACTGCGTCTTCTGGAACGTAAAATTGTCCCTACTTTGCCGAAGAAGCACGGCAACATCGTCTTGTAATAAGGAGAACACCATGACTGCTCCTCTGATTAAGGTCCTCAAGGGTAACCCCTCTGACGAAGAAGTCGCAGCGCTTTCCGCAGTTTTGACCCAGCTGGATGCCGATGCCCGCGCCAAGGCCGCAGATACCCGCGCTACCCGCGATCTCTGGGGCCAGCCGGGACAGACCTATAACCCGTCCGCGTTCCGTAACGTGCGCTACTACTAAGCGCCAAGGTTGAAGCCGAATTCATGCGAATTGTCCTCGCTTCTCAATCCCCGTCCCGCGCCTCCATCTTGCGCGGGGCCGGGGTTGAGCCCGTTTTAGCCCCAGCACACGTCGACGAAAGGGCCATCGAGGCGTCGCTAAGCAGCGCCCCGCCTGCCGACGTCGTCGCAGCCCTTGCCACCGCAAAGGCCGAAAAGGTAGCGCCCGATTACCCCGCAGACGTTGTCATCGGCGGCGACTCAATGCTGCTTTTAGATGGTCAGCTGCAAGGCAAGCCGCACACCGAGCAGGCCACCGTGGAGCGCTGGCGCGCCCAAGCCGGCCACTGCGCCGAGCTGTTAACCGGTCACTGCATCATCCATGGCGAAAAGCGCCACGTGGAGACCTCCCGTACCAAAGTCTTCTTTGCATCTGCCACCGAGCGTGACATAGCCGCCTATGCGGCAACGGGCGAACCCTTGGAATGCGCCGGCGCCTTCACCTTAGAGGCTCTCGGCGGCTGGTTCATTGACCGCATCGAGGGCGATCCCTCCTCCGTCATTGGGCTTTCCCTGCCGGTAGTCCGCCGCGCGCTCTATTCCTTTGATTTGCACGTCTCGGACTTCTGGAACGCGGCTTAGATTCCCTAGCCATCTGCACCACCAAACGGATTGGCGGTAGGGTTGCGGGCATGGAAATGAAAGACATGCTAGCCCCTGCCCCTATCCAGTTGCCCGCCGATCCTGGCGCGGATTCCGTTTCCGACCTACAGGCCGGAATCGTCGCACACCCTAATTCCCCACTGCTGTGGGCGCTGCTGGCGGAGCAGGAGCTAACCCGCCTGCGCGAGGACGAGGCCCTGCCGATTGCCTACATCACCGCTTATGCCTACGCACGCACGGGCTACCACCGCAGCCTCGACCGTTTGCGCGGCAACGGCTGGAAGGGCTGGGGCCCAGTTCCTTTTGCCCACGAGCCAAACCGGGGCGTTCTGCGCGCCATCGCGGCTCTCGCGCACGCTGCACAGGCAATCGGTGAGCAAGACGAGTACGACCGCCTCCGCCAAATGCTTTCCGACGCCGACCCAGACTGCGTAGCCCGCCTCCTCGACTAAATCGAATACCTAAAACTTAAAAGGCCTCGGTCTCGGCTCTTGAAAAGAGCACATGAGGCCGAGGCTTTTTAGCTGGCAGGTGAAGGGCTTACTTATCCGCTTCTGCCAGTTCGACGAGCTTCTTGGTGTTCTCCGTGGTCTGGATGTTGGAGACGAAGAACTCAAGCACGAGGCGAACCTGAATGAGGTAAATCAGCAGACCCAGGGTGCCGAAGATGAGGTGGCCCAGGATCATCATTGCAGCCATGCCACCGCCAGCAGAGGACGAGCCTGCAAGATCGCCCATGATGCCGGTTAAGGAGCCGCCCGTGACGGCCACGATGAGGCCACCAATCCAGGACAGAACACCGACCACAACTGCGATCACGTAGATGATGGATGCAAACTTCACGGTGATGAAGCTGGAGAACTTGAAGTCAAACAGGGACTTAAAGAAGTTATCCTTCGGCGCCTGCGGGTACTGGTTGAAGCCCTGCATCTGTGGGTTGTAGCCCGGCTGGCCTGGCTGGCCCTGTGGCTGGAAGCCACCAAAGCCTTGCTGGTTCTGCTGACCTGGCTGCCCCTGTGGCTGGAAGCCACCGAAGCCTTGCTGGTTCTGCTGGCCCGGCTGGTTCTGCGGCTGGTTCTGCGGCTGGAACTGCTGGTTGAAGCCACCCTGGTTGAAGTTGCCGGCCGGCGGAACTGGCTGACCAAAGCTGGATTGGCCAAAACCATTGCCTGCATTGTTATTGCCTGTGTTGATCACGCCGTTTGCGCTACCTGCGTTATCAGCGCTGTGGGAGCCCAATGCAGAGCTTGCGGGCTCGGCGGAAGCGCTGGCAGCCTGAGCGTTCTCAGAGCCAAAGCCCTGGGCATTGTCGGAGCTGTTGAAAGAGGCCTGGTTGAAGTCGGACTGGCCGAAATCAGAGGAAGTCTCACCGAAGTTCACGGTTTCTTCGCTGCTGGTGCCGTGCGCGCCGCCGAAGCTCGATGCCTCGGAGGAATCAGAAGCGCCGAAGGAAGAAGCACCGAAATCGGACTGGCCAAAGTCAGACTTGCCAAAATCAGAATTTCCAAAATCGGAGTTGCCGAAGTCGGAATTACCGAAGGAAGAGGAGCTCATCGCGTCCTCAGCAGCGTGCTGTGGATTCTGGTCGGAGTTGTTTTCTCCGAACTTGTCTGGGTTGGTCATATGAGAGACGTTCCTTTCAATTTATTAAGTACGCACAAAAGAAACTACAACACGCTGCACGATTCGGCAGCCCAATGGGAAATACTCCCTTTATAAGGGGCATATAAAAACCCTGCTTCCACCACCTTCGGGGAAACAGGGTCTGTAAATGTAAGAGGAGACCTTAAGCGTGTTTTGCCTCAACGCGCTTGATGGCTTCAGCGGCAACCTTCTGCTGAATGCCCATGTCAAGCTCGGAAGTAAAGC
Coding sequences:
- a CDS encoding carboxyl transferase domain-containing protein — protein: MTDMKTTAGKIEDLSNKLTESRAPQGEVPAARSAITALFDAGSFVETDALARHRSTDFGREYDRPYTDGVITGYGTVGGRKVCAYAQDATIFDGTMGEVYGEKITKLYDLAIKTGVPIVAMIAGDKPRAQEGIVSSAMQARILARATTASGLIPQVTAVYADSKDASLVAALADVTIAPDGHLSASSEANEIALIQQVLSYLPANNRAEAPRTDAPLMVGSVEENMSADDEALNSIVGDSGEVDLHAVVEAVCDDVFELEAKVEGVFTGFGRVEGRTVGILANRATFDAAASVKAARFVRLCDAFNTPILEFVDAPALQLETAALAKFVHAYSAASVGKLSIIVGRAHGTGYIAFGSKDLGADLSYAWPTAEIAVADAAALAQELEISEEEAAEYLSPYQAAERGLVDAVITPAATRASIIEALRLLERKIVPTLPKKHGNIVL
- a CDS encoding acyl-CoA carboxylase subunit epsilon, with product MTAPLIKVLKGNPSDEEVAALSAVLTQLDADARAKAADTRATRDLWGQPGQTYNPSAFRNVRYY
- a CDS encoding inorganic phosphate transporter, giving the protein MTATLIILAIVIVTALAFDFTNGFHDTANAMATSIATGALKPFTAVAISALLNLIGAFLSVHVAATVAKGIVNLDSYDLSVGTDGEALLMVVFTGLIGGIFWNLFTWLLGMPSSSSHALFGGLIGAAFAALGSGGVAWSSIAGKIIIPAIASPFIAAMVSACGTALVYWVTNTIPERVKNEHFRHGQIVTACLVSLAHGAGDAQKTMGVIFLALVAAGEANADQRIPTWVIVACAVAIAAGTMSGGWRVIRTLGKGLVEIESPQGMAAEASSAAIILTSAAGGMALSTTHVSTGSILGTGLGKKGAQVRWGVAMRMVSAWLITLPCAAAVGFATWWIARLVSGATNTLTGAIVDAIILLAMVAAILLRARRNPVDASNVNDDWDADAESVDSSMQAHDKVAAGVATGNAPGAANGVHGVVDDASSSAHEVSQGK
- a CDS encoding metallophosphoesterase family protein is translated as MDRPSQDDQTPSRLEFNSDGSFKVIQFNDTQDDHLTDKRTIEFMEHVLDAEQPGFVLINGDVISAGPTTPKQVYQAINNVVLPMESRDIPWAVTFGNHDEDSAEEGGTGVRHQHMTQFVRSYRHNRNAPASSGGYGASNTHLALYDAATARFSFWLLDSGRYHPEIIGGQDAADLPAYDYIHPEQIAWYAQQSDALAAATGSQVEGLMFFHIPTYEHRDMWFGGPLKNGLLDHAKAVEKHGIKGEKNEDCYVGAFNSGIYAAAQARGDIRGIYCGHDHINTYMGNYYGIELGYGPGTGFGAYGLRDGTIAQHSLRGARVFEFSANAESVYTGTRVIFAKDIGIDMAPAKQPLQEPAALPEYVELPEVDDASASPGEPEENGSSQSSWGLSSLSSSSS
- a CDS encoding DUF4282 domain-containing protein, with translation MTNPDKFGENNSDQNPQHAAEDAMSSSSFGNSDFGNSDFGNSDFGKSDFGQSDFGASSFGASDSSEASSFGGAHGTSSEETVNFGETSSDFGQSDFNQASFNSSDNAQGFGSENAQAASASAEPASSALGSHSADNAGSANGVINTGNNNAGNGFGQSSFGQPVPPAGNFNQGGFNQQFQPQNQPQNQPGQQNQQGFGGFQPQGQPGQQNQQGFGGFQPQGQPGQPGYNPQMQGFNQYPQAPKDNFFKSLFDFKFSSFITVKFASIIYVIAVVVGVLSWIGGLIVAVTGGSLTGIMGDLAGSSSAGGGMAAMMILGHLIFGTLGLLIYLIQVRLVLEFFVSNIQTTENTKKLVELAEADK
- the treS gene encoding maltose alpha-D-glucosyltransferase, which produces MNWYENAIFYQALVGSFKDAGPSGGQGVGTLQGVIEKLDYLQWLGVDCLWLSPFYASPLKDDGYDIADYYAIHPDYGTMEDFEQLVAETHKRGMRLMTDLALNHTSTEHEWFQASRRDPSGPYGNYYVWGDDPNRYPEIRIIFTDVEDSTWAWDEVREQYYFHRFYSHQPDLNYDNPAVHEEVFRIVSFWMDKGLDGFRLDAIPYLYERDGQGGESLPETIAFVEKLRAFMDENYPEAVMVAEANQPPKETMEFFGTGNRVHMVFNFPLMPRIYEALALGDATPLYAIMDEIPELPAGCQWGTFLRNHDELTLEMVDDASRELMYRHYLPDEQMRAHVGIARRLAPLLGNDRRKIELFFSLLLSMPGSPFFYYGDEIGMADSPSLPDRDAVRTPMQWAPGDGAGFTTAPHPRRPIVGGTKINVEEQKTDPTSLLNTVRELIAQRKAFPELANAPFEAVETGEAGIFAFQRGGLLCLHNFTADAVDLGPVELGPFGYAWLPIEDQ
- a CDS encoding Maf family protein, which produces MRIVLASQSPSRASILRGAGVEPVLAPAHVDERAIEASLSSAPPADVVAALATAKAEKVAPDYPADVVIGGDSMLLLDGQLQGKPHTEQATVERWRAQAGHCAELLTGHCIIHGEKRHVETSRTKVFFASATERDIAAYAATGEPLECAGAFTLEALGGWFIDRIEGDPSSVIGLSLPVVRRALYSFDLHVSDFWNAA
- a CDS encoding DUF3151 domain-containing protein — encoded protein: MEMKDMLAPAPIQLPADPGADSVSDLQAGIVAHPNSPLLWALLAEQELTRLREDEALPIAYITAYAYARTGYHRSLDRLRGNGWKGWGPVPFAHEPNRGVLRAIAALAHAAQAIGEQDEYDRLRQMLSDADPDCVARLLD
- a CDS encoding acyl-CoA carboxylase subunit beta, with the protein product MTISSHFTSLEDEQAATTAGKIAELKRRREQAAAPLGEKAYQKVHAAGRLTARERLDYLLDEGSFVETDMLAVHRTSDFGMGAKKPLTDGIVTGWGTIDGREVCIFSQDGTVFGGALGEVYGEKMVKIMELAVTTGRPLIGLYEGAGARIQDGAVSLDWIARTFYQNVKASGVVPQISVIMGACAGGNAYSPALTDFVVMVEEKSKMFVTGPDVIKTVTGEEITQEELGGASTHMQSAGNSHFTAATDEEALDWVHDLLTYLPSNNRQRSPFEPYEELGDETADDLILDEIIPDSPTQPYDVKHVIEAITDDGEFLEIQAERAENVVVAFGRVEGHTVGFVANQPQVFAGCLDIDSSEKAARFVRTCDAFNIPIVMLVDVPGFLPGASQEHDGILRRGAKLLYAYGEATVPKITVTMRKAYGGAYCVMGSKGLGADVNLAWPTAQIAVMGAAGAIGFIYRKELKKAREEGLDVEELAKSFEREYEDHMLNPYKAAERGLIDAVILPSETRSAITRNLRLYADKNVPRPARKHGNVPL